The following are encoded in a window of Paenibacillaceae bacterium GAS479 genomic DNA:
- a CDS encoding VanZ like family protein, whose protein sequence is MEMKHLKLAAVLLWAGLLLMLTGTESLKQLLLYKELTFTFDPSPDFREFFRWADIRHVHSQWILVKLGHFAGFAMLDLLLMFWLGRKLPSLALSFLFALATEVLQLFQNRDGRLYDVMIDTAGAFSAVLLFVCLHYVLSKKRVSIPVSNGK, encoded by the coding sequence ATGGAAATGAAACATCTCAAGCTAGCCGCAGTTTTGCTGTGGGCCGGACTGCTGCTTATGTTGACTGGTACCGAGAGCCTAAAGCAGCTTCTGCTGTATAAAGAGCTGACCTTCACCTTCGACCCATCGCCGGATTTCCGAGAGTTTTTCCGATGGGCTGATATTCGGCATGTTCATAGCCAATGGATACTCGTCAAGCTGGGACATTTCGCAGGTTTTGCCATGCTGGACTTGCTTCTCATGTTTTGGCTGGGACGCAAGCTGCCTTCTCTCGCACTATCCTTCCTGTTCGCCTTAGCTACGGAGGTTCTTCAGCTTTTCCAAAATCGCGACGGGCGATTGTACGATGTGATGATCGACACGGCCGGAGCTTTTTCCGCCGTTCTTTTATTTGTATGCCTTCATTATGTACTTAGCAAAAAAAGAGTTTCAATACCTGTTTCAAACGGAAAATAA